In one window of Cheilinus undulatus linkage group 23, ASM1832078v1, whole genome shotgun sequence DNA:
- the klhl42 gene encoding kelch-like protein 42 produces MSSDQIIAIVMDDKIYEVNKKKLIEKSDYFRALYSSGMRESTEDSVQLQGLSVPGLELVLEFINTSKVQVVNETLEDLIETASFLQVTSILKLLTSEIRLDNCVELYSLSEVYGTHDLRHACFKYMSCYYHPMLRRPEFRSLPSAVREQVKDMRMKGTATLVAIGDFTCLSLDVPDQDEPWSMLRYGEVEQRWKPLANNLPPDMINVRGYGSAVLDNYLFIVGGYRMTSQEISAVHCYNPCRNEWNQVAPLNQKRSNFKLLAVQGKLYAVGGQCLGTVECYSPEQDWWTCVSSMPDPLAEFSACECQGMIYVMGGYTARDRNTSVLRYCPTSDSWTIFRSCSAHIRKQQMLSVEDTIYLVGGYTHELAQHQRRPSQTEDVLTVQSYNVTTGEWLQLKENTSKSGLNLTCTLHNDGIYIMSRDVSLPTSLEHRVFLKYNIFSDAWEAFRRFPALGQNMLLCSLYLPNLL; encoded by the exons ATGTCATCTGATCAGATTATCGCCATCGTCATGGATGACAAAATCTACGAGGTGAATAAAAAGAAGCTCATTGAGAAGAGCGACTACTTCAGAGCTCTGTACAGCTCCGGGATGAGGGAGTCCACGGAGGACTCGGTGCAGCTGCAGGGACTCAGTGTTCCTGGTCTGGAGCTGGTTTTAGAGTTTATCAACACCTCAAAGGTCCAGGTAGTCAACGAGACTCTGGAGGATCTGATTGAGACCGCCTCCTTCCTTCAGGTCACCTCCATCCTCAAGCTCCTCACCTCTGAGATCCGCTTGGACAACTGCGTGGAGCTGTACAGCCTCTCTGAAGTCTACGGCACCCACGATCTGCGCCATGCCTGCTTCAAATACATGAGCTGCTACTATCACCCCATGCTGAGGAGGCCTGAGTTCCGCAGCCTCCCTTCAGCTGTCAGAGAGCAGGTCAAAGACATGCGCATGAAAGGCACAGCCACCCTGGTAGCCATCGGGGACTTCACCTGTCTGTCCCTGGATGTGCCTGATCAGGATGAGCCCTGGTCCATGCTGAGGTATGGAGAGGTGGAGCAGCGATGGAAACCACTAGCAAACAACCTGCCTCCGGATATGATCAACGTTAGAGGGTATGGATCAGCTGTTCTTGATAACTACCTGTTCATAGTGGGAGGATACAGGATGACGAGTCAGGAGATCTCTGCAGTCCACTGTTACAACCCCTGCAGGAATGAGTGGAACCAGGTGGCTCCGCTCAACCAGAAGAG GTCAAACTTCAAGCTGCTGGCGGTGCAGGGGAAGCTGTACGCTGTAGGAGGTCAGTGTTTGGGCACAGTGGAGTGTTACAGCCCAGAGCAGGACTGGTGGACGTGTGTGTCCTCAATGCCCGACCCGCTTGCTGAGTTCTCTGCTTGCGAGTGTCAGGGGATGATCTACGTCATGGGTGGATACACTGCAAGAG ACAGGAACACAAGTGTCCTGCGTTATTGCCCCACCTCTGACTCCTGGACCATTTTCCGCTCCTGCTCAGCGCACATCCGTAAGCAGCAGATGCTCTCGGTGGAGGACACCATCTACCTGGTCGGAGGTTACACCCATGAGCTGGCTCAACATCAGCGGCGTCCCAGCCAGACGGAGGACGTGTTGACGGTGCAGTCGTACAACGTCACCACAGGCGAGTGGCTCCAGCTGAAGGAGAACACATCCAAATCGGGCTTGAACCTTACGTGCACACTGCACAACGACGGCATCTACATCATGAGCCGGGATGTCAGCCTGCCCACCAGCTTGGAGCACCGCGTCTTCCTCAAGTATAACATCTTCTCTGACGCCTGGGAGGCCTTTAGGCGCTTCCCCGCTCTGGGACAGAACATGCTGCTGTGCTCGCTGTACCTCCCAAACCTGCTCTGA